In one Winogradskyella sp. MH6 genomic region, the following are encoded:
- a CDS encoding hydrolase translates to MKSRIFMYLFIFSALAFIFQYVNSKNILDKYEKDIKTFKNTIATQEQTISALEDQNFELNYFNIDRNDNALDYFIAQGFDVDELITAIKEGLYDTNHYEGEDHPIVPFVSMTGSKLLINKIRIVNHKWILANFTDGEYWGEIFVKYDIDENNDLKYKLVEYFMYPKIG, encoded by the coding sequence ATGAAGAGTAGAATTTTTATGTACCTGTTTATTTTTTCAGCATTAGCGTTCATATTTCAATATGTGAATTCTAAAAATATTTTAGATAAGTACGAAAAAGATATAAAGACCTTTAAAAACACTATAGCCACTCAAGAACAAACGATATCAGCGTTAGAAGATCAAAATTTTGAACTGAATTATTTTAATATTGACAGGAACGATAATGCTCTAGATTATTTTATTGCACAAGGGTTTGATGTGGATGAATTAATTACAGCCATTAAAGAAGGACTTTACGATACCAATCATTATGAAGGCGAAGACCATCCTATAGTGCCATTTGTGTCTATGACAGGTTCTAAGTTGTTAATAAATAAGATAAGAATTGTAAATCATAAATGGATTTTAGCCAATTTTACCGATGGTGAATATTGGGGAGAAATCTTTGTGAAATATGATATTGACGAAAATAACGACCTAAAATACAAATTGGTTGAATACTTTATGTACCCTAAAATAGGCTAG
- a CDS encoding MBL fold metallo-hydrolase, protein MKVTFLGTGTSQGIPIIGSTHPVCLSDNPKDKRLRVSVLVEWDNYTYVVDCGPDFRQQMLSANVSKIDGIIFTHEHADHTMGLDDIRPFFFKQGDIDLYAHKRVFKALKKRFDYIFTTKEKYPGVPSVTKHVIKNKPFKLGNLKVVPIDGLHYKLQVFGFRFKDFAYLTDMKTVADEEIEKLQNLEVLVINALREEPHMSHFNLKEALDFIEKVNPKRAYLTHISHDMGFHDEVQQKLPENVFLAYDNLQITI, encoded by the coding sequence TTGAAAGTAACATTTTTAGGTACTGGAACTTCGCAAGGTATACCAATAATAGGTAGCACTCATCCTGTTTGTTTAAGTGATAATCCAAAAGATAAGCGTTTGCGAGTTTCGGTGTTGGTAGAGTGGGATAATTATACCTATGTTGTAGATTGTGGTCCAGATTTTAGACAACAAATGCTCAGTGCTAACGTCTCTAAAATAGATGGTATTATTTTTACACACGAGCATGCCGACCATACTATGGGTTTGGACGACATTAGACCATTTTTCTTTAAACAAGGAGATATTGATTTATATGCACACAAGCGCGTTTTTAAAGCTTTAAAAAAACGTTTCGACTATATTTTTACCACCAAAGAAAAATATCCTGGAGTGCCAAGTGTAACAAAGCACGTTATAAAAAACAAACCATTTAAGCTTGGTAATCTAAAAGTTGTGCCAATAGACGGATTACATTATAAACTACAAGTTTTTGGGTTTAGGTTTAAAGATTTTGCTTATCTCACAGACATGAAAACTGTTGCCGATGAAGAAATTGAAAAACTACAAAACTTAGAGGTTTTGGTTATCAATGCACTCAGGGAAGAGCCACATATGTCGCATTTTAATCTTAAAGAAGCTTTAGATTTTATAGAAAAGGTTAACCCAAAGCGTGCTTACCTAACACATATAAGTCATGATATGGGTTTTCATGATGAAGTGCAACAAAAATTACCAGAAAACGTTTTTTTAGCATACGATAATTTACAAATCACCATTTAA